Genomic DNA from Marinobacter sp. LV10MA510-1:
GTCATCTTAGTTGTCCTTTTTACTGTCATGACCCTTAGAGTCCCGCGAACGGGAAAATCCAGCTTTTAGATGGCTAGTGAACTACCAACACTAAATCGAAGATTTTGAGTTGGCATCTGGGTAAACCTACTACGCGGCCATGGGCTGCGCAGCATTTTCCCTTCTAATAACGACGGAGTTGTGTGGCATAAGATCCATCATTATGGGGTTGGACACGAACCCCTTACAGGCTAGCCCTAAGGCCTCACCCGTTGCTTTTCTAAGGATATTAAGAGCGCCGTTGATGTCGGCGTTTATGATCCCGTGTTTGCTTTGATACAACCCTCGGCGGATTCGCTTTCCGCTGAACAGTGGTACGACGTTTTCAGGATTGTTGCCGTAAACCGGCATGAAATCATTATTCAAGGCGGAGGCTTTGGAGGTGTACGACTCTTCCTGAATAACGGTGGTGATGCCCATCTCATGGCACTTATATTGGATTTGAGACATCAGAGTGGCATGCGGAATACCGACAAACTTCTGGTTGTTCACGCGGCCAACGTTGACCTCTTGCTTCCAGTGTTTGTTATAACCGATGACCAGTGTGCCGATATTGTTTTCCAGGCAATAAGAGGCAACCTTGCTGGACGCTCTGTGCAACAGGTCTTTTATCCGGCGATTGCGTTTGTTGGTCACGGCGCGAATGTGGGCGTATTTGCCTTGAGAGCGAAGTCTGGCCACACGCTTGTTGTACCAGGCATTGATCGATTTCAGCGCTTTACCGTTGATCAGAACAGGGCGAACGCCCGGCTGATCGGTTGCGAGTGCGATAAGGTTGTTGATGCCTAGATCGATCCCGGCCTTGCGGGATGTGTCGAGAAGACGGCAAAAGTTGCCCGCCTCCACAATTTTTGATTCGTTGTAGATGATTTCGATAATGAAGCAGTTGCCCCTGGGTACAATTCTGACTTCAAGCGCAACGGTGTCGCCGACAGACGCGTTCCATCTTTGTGAAAACCGAAACTGCGTTTTGACCGGTGGCAATACGCCGTTGGCAAAGTACAACGTGCCGTCAACAAACTTGAAGCCGTTTCGTCCAATGTGCACGGTGGCCGCTTTGCGGGCGTAACGTGGTTTTTGAGGCCGAGCTTTGAAGGCTGAAGGTGTTTTCTTGAAAGCCGATAAGGCGGCGAAAAACGCCTTCCATTCCTGGCCGACAATCTGCGTGCTCCGCTGGGCGATGGCTGACGGAAGCTTAGTGTACAGTTCCGGGTTGTTTCTCTTCAGCCATTTGTCAGCGTCGCGATGCGACAGCATCTGATCTTTGCCGTCAGGATGGTGCTGCATCACATAGGACGTGGCGTTTTTTATTCTGCGAGTAATCTGAGTGCAAACGCTGGCCCCGCGAAACGCCTCATGATTCTTTCGAATGAGGATTTGCTGGGTGCGAATGTGGGTTGATTTCTCGTTGTCCATGTTAATAATATTACGACCTGACCAAATTGGTGTCAATCATTTATACAGTCGTATTTCCCGATGAAAAGAAGCTACAATTCGCGTGCATATAGAAAGCCAAGACCGTCCCAAATAATCGCTATCCATCCAACACTAAATCAGAGATTTTGAATTGGAATTCCGCTCATTTCGTTAAAACATAGAGCCAAGTAAAACACAGACCCGGCAGCCGGATAAATGAATCTGGCCACTTTAGCCAGAAGGGACAACGGGTGCTTGAGTAAAAAGGAAAACCGCCCCGGGGTTAATGCCGGGGCGGTTTACACGGCTAGCTTTTAGCGTTTGCCAGGCGGGCTTTTTCACGCATTTGTTCCGGCTTCAGCAGGAAGTGCGCCAGCGCCGGCAGCAGCCAGATGGAGCCAATCATGTTCCAGATGAACATGAAGAACAGCAGCAGGCCCATGTCGGCCTGGAATTTGATGGGTGAGAAAATCCAGGTAACCACACCCAAGCCCAGGGTAATACCGGTGAATATAACAGCCTTACCGGTGGAGCGCAGGGTTTCGAAGTAGGCTTCCTGCAAGGATTTACCTTCCAGCAGGAATTTCTCCAGCTTGCTGTAAATGTAGATGCCGTAGTCCACACCTATGCCCACACCCAGCGCTATGACCGGCAAGGTGGCGACTTTGACGCCGATGCCGCTCATGGCCATGATGGCTTCCGCCAGCACAGAGGTCAGCCCCAGCGGGACCACGATGCATAGCACCGCCCGCCAGGAACGGAAGGTGGCAAAACACAGCAGGCTGACAACGCCATAGACGAACACCAGCATCCAGTCTTTGGCTTTGGCGATGACGTCGTTGGTGGCCGCTTCTACCCCGGCGTTACCTGCCGCCAGCAGGAAGGTATGGTCTTCGTTGCTGTTGTTGGCAGCGAAAACTTCCACCGCACTCACCACGGTTTGCAGGGTTTCGGCTTTGTGATCTTCCAGGAACACCAACGTGGGCGTTAGGCTGCAATCGGTGTTGATCAGCCCGGATGGCGCATCGCGAATCGAGGCGTTGATGATGGTCTGGTTGCGGGAAATGGCGTACCAGTTCCAGTTACCTTCGTTCAGCGCCTTGGTAACGATTTTCGACACGTCCGCCAGCGAGGCGGTGGATTGCACGCCCGGGGTGTTTTGCAGCTCCCACTGCAAGGTGTCCATGGCTCGCAGCACGCTGTACTGGGTGCACTGCTCGACCGGGGTTTTCACCATCACCACCAGCACGTCAGCACTGGTGGAATAGTTGTCGATAATGAAAGCGTTGTCTGTATTGTAGCGGGAATCGGCGCGCAATTCCGGAGCGCCTTGGTCTAGGTCGCCTACTTTCAGGTCCTGCTTGAGGTAGACACCCACACCCAGGCCCAGCAGCGCGACCAACACGGATATAGGCGCAACTTTAGGGCTGGCGAACACTGACAGGCGGTGCCATTTGCGGTCTGTTTCTTCACCCTGTTTTTGCACGTGGCGAATACCACTGGCGGTAATGCCGATGTATGACATCAGAAGCGGATGCAGAACCAGGTTGGTGATGATCACGATAGCCACGCCCAAGCCTGCGGCTATGGCCAGGTCTTTGATGACGTCGATATCGATAAACAGCAGCGTTAAGAAGCCAAAGGCGTCGGAAATCAGCGCCAGCATGCCGGGAATGTAAAGACCCCGAAACGCCAGGCGAGCGGCGTTGAGCGGATCAAAACCGCGGGCGGCTTCTACTGCCATGGCGTTCACCAGCTGCACCCCATGGCTTATGCCAATGGCAAACACCAGAAACGGCACCAGCACGGAATACGGGTCTAGCCCGTAACCCAGTATTTTTAGCGCCCCTAACTGCCAGAATACCGCCACAATGGACGTCAGCACCGGCACCAAAGTGCCTGCGATACAGCGGGAGTACCAGAACAGCAACAGTGTTGTCAGAGCAATGGTGATGCCGGCAAACCAGGCAATCGCACCAATGCCTTCAATCAGGTCACCGACTTTTTTGGCGAAGCCGACGATGTGAATACTGACGTTCGGATTCTGCGCCTGGTACTTTTCCCGAATCTTCTCTTCCAGCTGGCGGGAAAAAGCAGCGTAGTCCAGGGGTTCACCGGTTTGCGGGTCGTTTTCGTAGAGCGGTGCGTAGACGATGGTCGAGCGGAAGTTATCGGATATCAGGCGCCCCACTTCGCTTGAGCGCAATACGTTCTGGCGAAGTTTCTCGAGGCTTTCAGCGGAACTGCCGTCGTAGTTGTCCGGGATGATGGTGCCGCCCTGGAAGCCCTGTTCGGTAACTTCTACCCAGCGCACGTTGGGGGTCCATAGGGATTTCAGGCCGCTGCGATCAACACCGCTGAGATAGAACACTTCGTCGGTGATCTGGCGCAGGGTTTCCATGTACTCTTCGGTGAAGATATCGCTGCCGTCTTTTGTGGCCACGGCAATGCGCACGAAGTTACCCAGGTTCTCTAGATCGTCCCGGTGCTCCATCATGTTCACGATGTACGGGTGTTCCAGCGGAATCATCCGCTCGAAGCTGGCATCGGGCTTGATTTTCACCGCGTTGTAGCCCAGAAATGCGGTCAGCACCGCGAACAGAAGCAGTATGGTGACGCGGTTGTTGAAAATCAGCCGTTCCAGAAAGGGCTCGGCTTTGGGTGTGGTGAGGTAGTGATCACCCCTGGCATGCTTTGGATTTGTCATTCAACCGCCCCTTGTTCTTCCCCTTGTTCGACCAGGCCCGCGTCGCCTTCCATCAAAACGACGCCGCCCTCACCCACCAGCAACAGTTTTTGCGGGCCACTTACTACAACACCCATCAAGCCTAGGCGATCGGCTCGCAGGGTTTCCTTGAACTCTTCATTGGCGCCATCGCGAATGACCAAGGTGCCATTGTTGCCCACCAACACCAGGTGTTCGCCGGCACTAGCGCCATCATTCAAGGTGGTGGTAGAGCCTGTTTGCACGCGATCCCAGCTTTGGCCGTTGTCGGTTGTGTGCATCACCGTGCCGCGCAGGCCAAAGGCCAGCGCTTCGCCGCTGTTGTTAGTGCCTATCACGCCAAACAGCGAGCCTTCGTAACCACTGTCGCGACGATCCCAAGTGATGCCGTTGTCTTCAGACACGTGAATTTGCCCGGCTTCGCCGACAATTACCAGCGCGCCACCACCGATTTTGGTGATGGCATTGAGGTGGTAGTTGTCGCCGTTGTCCAGTTTTCGGGCCCAGTCCTGCCATTGATTACCACCATCAGCGGTGTGAAAAATCATGCCGTAGGCGCCAATCACAAAGCCGTGGCCTGCATCTTCAAACCACACGTCCAGAAACGGGTTCACCGGCCCAACAGACTGATCTGCCTGCATGTTTTCGAGGCCAAACAACAGGTCGTCCAGGGCCCATTCCAGATCGCCGACATCTTCTTCGGCTGCGGTTTCAATGCGCTGTTCCATCGCCTCGATTTCCTGCTGTACACCGGCAATGGCTAGATTGGCGGCCTGAATGCCGGTCATCTGCAGGGTCCAGTTAGACCCGCTATCGCTGCTGTGCAGCACCGCGCCACTGTGGCCTACGGCCCAGCCGTGGCTGGCCGAGCCAAA
This window encodes:
- a CDS encoding RNA-guided endonuclease InsQ/TnpB family protein; its protein translation is MDNEKSTHIRTQQILIRKNHEAFRGASVCTQITRRIKNATSYVMQHHPDGKDQMLSHRDADKWLKRNNPELYTKLPSAIAQRSTQIVGQEWKAFFAALSAFKKTPSAFKARPQKPRYARKAATVHIGRNGFKFVDGTLYFANGVLPPVKTQFRFSQRWNASVGDTVALEVRIVPRGNCFIIEIIYNESKIVEAGNFCRLLDTSRKAGIDLGINNLIALATDQPGVRPVLINGKALKSINAWYNKRVARLRSQGKYAHIRAVTNKRNRRIKDLLHRASSKVASYCLENNIGTLVIGYNKHWKQEVNVGRVNNQKFVGIPHATLMSQIQYKCHEMGITTVIQEESYTSKASALNNDFMPVYGNNPENVVPLFSGKRIRRGLYQSKHGIINADINGALNILRKATGEALGLACKGFVSNPIMMDLMPHNSVVIRRENAAQPMAA
- a CDS encoding efflux RND transporter permease subunit, which encodes MTNPKHARGDHYLTTPKAEPFLERLIFNNRVTILLLFAVLTAFLGYNAVKIKPDASFERMIPLEHPYIVNMMEHRDDLENLGNFVRIAVATKDGSDIFTEEYMETLRQITDEVFYLSGVDRSGLKSLWTPNVRWVEVTEQGFQGGTIIPDNYDGSSAESLEKLRQNVLRSSEVGRLISDNFRSTIVYAPLYENDPQTGEPLDYAAFSRQLEEKIREKYQAQNPNVSIHIVGFAKKVGDLIEGIGAIAWFAGITIALTTLLLFWYSRCIAGTLVPVLTSIVAVFWQLGALKILGYGLDPYSVLVPFLVFAIGISHGVQLVNAMAVEAARGFDPLNAARLAFRGLYIPGMLALISDAFGFLTLLFIDIDVIKDLAIAAGLGVAIVIITNLVLHPLLMSYIGITASGIRHVQKQGEETDRKWHRLSVFASPKVAPISVLVALLGLGVGVYLKQDLKVGDLDQGAPELRADSRYNTDNAFIIDNYSTSADVLVVMVKTPVEQCTQYSVLRAMDTLQWELQNTPGVQSTASLADVSKIVTKALNEGNWNWYAISRNQTIINASIRDAPSGLINTDCSLTPTLVFLEDHKAETLQTVVSAVEVFAANNSNEDHTFLLAAGNAGVEAATNDVIAKAKDWMLVFVYGVVSLLCFATFRSWRAVLCIVVPLGLTSVLAEAIMAMSGIGVKVATLPVIALGVGIGVDYGIYIYSKLEKFLLEGKSLQEAYFETLRSTGKAVIFTGITLGLGVVTWIFSPIKFQADMGLLLFFMFIWNMIGSIWLLPALAHFLLKPEQMREKARLANAKS
- a CDS encoding WD40/YVTN/BNR-like repeat-containing protein, which codes for MATRNRRLTCACPGFAAAISLAALCVLTPSTAFAVADLLEAPARSTELATASLLNDVTRAGDDDRLVAVGERGHIIYSDDGGASWDQASVPVSVTLTGVDFGSASHGWAVGHSGAVLHSSDSGSNWTLQMTGIQAANLAIAGVQQEIEAMEQRIETAAEEDVGDLEWALDDLLFGLENMQADQSVGPVNPFLDVWFEDAGHGFVIGAYGMIFHTADGGNQWQDWARKLDNGDNYHLNAITKIGGGALVIVGEAGQIHVSEDNGITWDRRDSGYEGSLFGVIGTNNSGEALAFGLRGTVMHTTDNGQSWDRVQTGSTTTLNDGASAGEHLVLVGNNGTLVIRDGANEEFKETLRADRLGLMGVVVSGPQKLLLVGEGGVVLMEGDAGLVEQGEEQGAVE